The Petropleomorpha daqingensis genome includes a window with the following:
- a CDS encoding pyridoxal phosphate-dependent aminotransferase yields the protein MTRVPYLSARLQGFGTTIFAEMSALAVATGAVNLGQGFPDYPGPDEVLDVARAAIGTGHDQYPPGPGIPELRLAIADHVQHFRGLGYDPDTEVLVTAGATEALAAALIALLEPGDEVVLFEPMYDSYAAGVAMAGGVLRPVPLRPPAGDDGPWSFDPDEVRAAVTPRTKLLLLNTPHNPTGKVFTAEELGQLAALAMEHELLVLTDEVYEHLVFSGAEHRSIATLPGMRERTIVVSSAGKTFNTTGWKIGWICAPAELVTAVRTAKQFLTYVSGGPFQPAIAAGLRLPDEYFTGIARDLEYRRDVLVQGLREAGLPVISPEATYFATVDVRPVQPDGDGLAFCRSLPERAGVVGVPTVVFYDPAHAHLGRHLVRFAFCKRDEVLGVAVKRLREMA from the coding sequence ATGACCCGCGTGCCCTACCTGTCGGCCCGGCTGCAGGGCTTCGGGACGACGATCTTCGCCGAGATGAGCGCCCTGGCCGTGGCCACCGGCGCGGTCAACCTCGGCCAGGGCTTCCCCGACTACCCCGGCCCCGACGAGGTGCTCGACGTCGCCCGCGCCGCGATCGGCACCGGGCACGACCAGTACCCGCCCGGCCCGGGCATCCCCGAGCTGCGGCTGGCGATCGCCGACCACGTGCAGCACTTCCGCGGCCTCGGCTACGACCCCGACACCGAGGTGCTGGTCACCGCCGGGGCCACCGAGGCGCTGGCCGCCGCGCTGATCGCGCTGCTCGAGCCCGGCGACGAGGTCGTGCTCTTCGAGCCGATGTACGACAGCTACGCCGCGGGCGTGGCCATGGCCGGCGGCGTGCTGCGGCCGGTGCCGCTGCGCCCACCGGCCGGGGACGACGGACCGTGGAGCTTCGACCCCGACGAGGTGCGGGCCGCCGTCACGCCGCGGACGAAGCTGCTGCTGCTCAACACCCCGCACAACCCCACCGGCAAGGTGTTCACCGCCGAGGAGCTGGGCCAGCTGGCCGCCCTGGCCATGGAGCACGAGCTGCTGGTGCTCACCGACGAGGTCTACGAGCACCTGGTCTTCTCCGGGGCCGAGCACCGCTCGATCGCCACCCTGCCGGGCATGCGCGAGCGCACGATCGTCGTCAGCAGCGCCGGCAAGACGTTCAACACCACCGGCTGGAAGATCGGCTGGATCTGCGCGCCGGCCGAGCTGGTGACCGCCGTCCGCACGGCCAAGCAGTTCCTCACCTACGTCAGCGGTGGGCCGTTCCAGCCCGCGATCGCCGCCGGGCTGCGGCTGCCCGACGAGTACTTCACCGGGATCGCCCGCGACCTCGAGTACCGGCGCGACGTCCTGGTCCAGGGCCTGCGCGAGGCGGGGCTGCCGGTGATCAGCCCGGAGGCCACGTACTTCGCGACGGTCGACGTCCGCCCCGTGCAGCCGGACGGCGACGGGCTGGCGTTCTGCCGCTCGCTGCCGGAGCGGGCCGGTGTCGTCGGCGTCCCGACTGTGGTGTTCTACGACCCGGCGCACGCGCACCTGGGCCGGCACCTGGTCCGGTTCGCGTTCTGCAAGCGCGACGAGGTGCTCGGCGTTGCGGTGAAGCGGTTGAGGGAGATGGCATGA
- a CDS encoding PRC and DUF2382 domain-containing protein, producing the protein MLTEREVSAAVGGTAYDAEGGKLGTVEHFFADDRTGTPTWVAVTTGLFGTRTSLVPVQSASLSEGRLVLPVTKDAVRSAPEVGDGGHLGPDDEAQLRRHYGLEPAGTGEPAWTADATGLTPAGAGPDEEEHSGRHAAPDQATDGGMVRSEEQLRVGTEQVAATRVRVVKYVVTEEVQLTVPIRREEIRVEEVPLDAPDEPGESLVPTGAGGELPDEIVLHTERPVVGVEVVPTERVRLRTEVVAGQETVTRQVQREQIAVDQQGPAR; encoded by the coding sequence ATGTTGACCGAGCGCGAGGTGTCCGCCGCAGTCGGCGGCACCGCCTACGACGCCGAGGGCGGCAAGCTCGGCACCGTCGAGCACTTCTTCGCCGACGACCGCACCGGCACACCCACGTGGGTCGCCGTGACGACGGGCCTGTTCGGCACCCGCACGTCGCTGGTGCCCGTGCAGAGCGCCTCGCTGTCCGAGGGCCGGCTGGTCCTGCCGGTGACCAAGGACGCGGTCCGATCGGCTCCCGAGGTCGGCGACGGCGGCCACCTGGGCCCGGACGACGAGGCGCAGCTGCGCCGTCACTACGGCCTCGAGCCGGCCGGCACCGGCGAGCCGGCGTGGACGGCGGACGCCACGGGCCTCACCCCCGCCGGCGCCGGGCCGGACGAGGAGGAGCACAGCGGCCGGCACGCGGCCCCCGACCAGGCCACGGACGGGGGGATGGTCCGCTCCGAGGAGCAGCTGCGGGTCGGCACCGAGCAGGTCGCCGCCACCCGGGTCCGGGTCGTGAAGTACGTCGTCACCGAGGAGGTGCAGCTCACCGTCCCGATCCGGCGCGAGGAGATCCGCGTCGAGGAGGTGCCGCTGGACGCGCCCGACGAGCCCGGGGAGTCGCTGGTCCCGACCGGGGCCGGTGGGGAGCTGCCCGACGAGATCGTGCTGCACACCGAGCGGCCGGTGGTGGGCGTGGAGGTCGTGCCCACCGAGCGGGTGCGCCTGCGCACCGAGGTCGTGGCGGGCCAGGAGACGGTGACCCGCCAGGTGCAGCGCGAGCAGATCGCCGTCGACCAGCAGGGCCCCGCTCGCTAG
- a CDS encoding metallophosphoesterase → MRGTTRPGRARRWLTLTTVVLAVLLPLAVTLGRGLPNPVAAPLDWIAYSWLGVAFYAFLTLVVLEPVRWALRRWTRRPLADGPGAAVVEEAVVDPARRLFLGRSLAATAGVVALATAGTGAYLANSPPRVRRVPITLPRLDPALDGLRIVTFSDAHLSATYGGRRFERVVELVNQQRPDVVAIVGDLVDGEVAQLRGEVAPLADLVSEQGVYFVTGNHEYFVDTRAWLRHLPTLGIDVLHNERVAIRRGSASFDLAGIDDRTAASSGIPGQGADLDAALDGRDDSRPVVLLAHQPVQVEQAAAAGVDLQLSGHTHGGQLWPFDHVVRLDQPAVEGWSRQGPTQLYVTPGVGFWGPPMRVGATPEVTVIELKAP, encoded by the coding sequence GTGCGCGGCACCACCCGGCCGGGCCGGGCCCGCCGGTGGCTGACGCTCACGACCGTCGTGCTGGCGGTCCTGCTGCCGCTGGCCGTGACGCTGGGCCGAGGCCTGCCGAACCCGGTCGCCGCGCCGCTGGACTGGATCGCCTACAGCTGGCTCGGGGTGGCGTTCTACGCCTTCCTGACCCTCGTGGTGCTGGAGCCCGTGCGGTGGGCGCTGCGGCGCTGGACCCGGCGGCCGCTCGCCGACGGGCCCGGCGCCGCCGTCGTCGAGGAGGCCGTGGTCGATCCGGCCCGCCGGCTCTTCCTCGGTCGGAGCCTGGCCGCGACGGCCGGCGTCGTCGCGCTCGCCACCGCCGGCACCGGTGCCTACCTGGCCAACTCACCGCCGCGGGTGCGGCGGGTGCCGATCACGCTGCCCCGGCTGGACCCGGCGCTGGACGGCCTGCGGATCGTCACCTTCTCCGACGCCCACCTGTCGGCCACCTACGGCGGACGGCGCTTCGAGCGGGTGGTCGAGCTGGTCAACCAGCAGCGGCCGGACGTCGTCGCGATCGTCGGCGACCTGGTCGACGGCGAGGTGGCCCAGCTGCGCGGTGAGGTGGCGCCGCTGGCCGACCTGGTGAGCGAGCAGGGCGTCTACTTCGTCACCGGCAACCACGAGTACTTCGTCGACACCCGCGCGTGGCTCCGGCACCTGCCGACCCTGGGCATCGACGTGCTGCACAACGAGCGGGTCGCGATCCGCCGGGGGAGCGCGTCGTTCGACCTGGCCGGCATCGACGACCGGACGGCGGCCTCCTCCGGGATCCCCGGGCAGGGCGCGGACCTCGACGCGGCGCTGGACGGCCGCGACGACAGCCGGCCGGTCGTGCTGCTGGCCCACCAGCCGGTGCAGGTGGAGCAGGCCGCAGCCGCCGGGGTGGACCTGCAGCTGTCCGGGCACACGCACGGCGGGCAGCTGTGGCCGTTCGACCACGTCGTCCGGCTCGACCAGCCGGCGGTCGAGGGCTGGTCGAGACAGGGGCCGACGCAGCTGTACGTCACGCCCGGGGTGGGGTTCTGGGGGCCGCCGATGCGAGTCGGCGCCACCCCCGAGGTCACCGTGATCGAGTTGAAGGCTCCTTAG
- a CDS encoding TetR/AcrR family transcriptional regulator, whose product MSAAPSEDVLLEPLPRARKTRSDGQRTRAAILREAVSLATVDGLEGLSIGNLADALKMSKSGLYAHFGSKQELQLATVDEAGRIFQLEVIGPALAAPTPVARLVAVCDAFFDHLERRTFPGGCFFAGAALEMGTRPGPVKDRVAAFQSRFHQLLQQVAAAAVQQGDLPDDEDPVALAFELNGIILAADTNFVLHDDPGALEIARKVVRRRLGVSA is encoded by the coding sequence GTGAGTGCCGCTCCCTCGGAGGACGTCCTCCTCGAGCCGCTGCCGCGGGCGCGCAAGACGCGCTCCGACGGCCAGCGCACGCGCGCGGCGATCCTGCGCGAGGCCGTCTCCCTCGCTACCGTCGACGGGCTGGAGGGGCTGTCCATCGGCAACCTCGCCGACGCCCTGAAGATGAGCAAGAGCGGCCTCTACGCCCACTTCGGCTCGAAGCAGGAACTGCAGCTGGCCACCGTCGACGAGGCGGGGCGCATCTTCCAGCTGGAGGTCATCGGCCCCGCCCTGGCCGCGCCCACGCCTGTGGCCCGGCTGGTCGCCGTCTGCGACGCCTTCTTCGACCACTTGGAGCGCCGCACGTTCCCCGGCGGCTGCTTCTTCGCGGGGGCGGCGCTGGAGATGGGCACCCGCCCCGGCCCGGTGAAGGACCGGGTGGCCGCCTTCCAGTCGCGGTTCCACCAGCTGCTGCAGCAGGTCGCGGCCGCGGCGGTGCAGCAGGGCGACCTGCCCGACGACGAGGACCCGGTGGCCCTCGCCTTCGAGCTGAACGGGATCATCCTGGCCGCCGACACCAACTTCGTGCTGCACGACGACCCGGGGGCCCTCGAGATCGCCCGGAAGGTGGTCCGCCGGAGGCTCGGCGTCAGCGCGTAG
- a CDS encoding DsrE family protein has product MANKSVISLTTGMEDPEKVMIAFLVAVGAAEQGRQTLMFLTKEAVRLATEGVATGTACEGCPPLPSLLERYGKAGGTFLVCPICFDSRKLDKGMLIEGAELGGTVPMWQWIGDDPAVTFSY; this is encoded by the coding sequence ATGGCGAACAAGTCGGTCATCAGCCTGACCACGGGCATGGAGGACCCGGAGAAGGTCATGATCGCGTTCCTCGTCGCGGTCGGGGCCGCCGAGCAGGGACGGCAGACGCTGATGTTCCTGACCAAGGAGGCCGTCCGGCTGGCCACGGAAGGGGTCGCGACCGGCACGGCGTGCGAGGGCTGCCCGCCGCTGCCCTCCCTGCTCGAGCGGTACGGCAAGGCCGGCGGGACGTTCCTGGTCTGCCCGATCTGCTTCGACTCGAGGAAGCTCGACAAGGGCATGCTCATCGAGGGCGCCGAGCTCGGCGGCACCGTGCCCATGTGGCAGTGGATCGGCGACGACCCCGCGGTGACGTTCTCCTACTGA
- a CDS encoding CYTH and CHAD domain-containing protein: MPAVHVEVERKFDVPTDFVLPDLAGVDGVAGVDAPEERQLEAVYHDTPDLRLARARVTMRRRTGGPDAGWHVKLPETAGARRELHSPLGRAGRTPPKTVQEPVTGIVRGAPVGPVASLQTRRLVTLLRADDGRVLAEVADDTVTGTAFAATPDEPATVQVWRELEVELVDGDEAVLAAVAERLVAAGASPSPSPSKLARVLTDRLAAVDGGPALPKPTKKTPAGQVVLAALATQVQALQDADLLVRTDQADGVHDLRVACRRLRSILAAYRPVVDRARTDPLRDELKWVGTELSGARDGQVALAHLRELAAAQPDELLVGPVIARLQQAEIKDAEAGRRAAARTLAGARYRQLLDDLHALLDDPPYGDRAGDPARPVLADAVRRAGKRLRRRIAAAQDESASGSLHEVRKAAKRVRYTAEVAAPVLGSRADALVDRMKTVQDLLGERQDTVVTRDWCRRLGMAASAAGENGWTFGRLHALEEARATAAEAGFWELEPTLSKAVRKAGKK, encoded by the coding sequence ATGCCCGCGGTCCACGTGGAGGTCGAGCGCAAGTTCGACGTGCCCACGGATTTCGTCCTGCCCGACCTGGCCGGCGTGGACGGGGTGGCCGGCGTGGACGCCCCCGAGGAGCGGCAGCTGGAGGCGGTCTACCACGACACCCCCGATCTGCGGCTGGCCCGCGCCCGCGTGACGATGCGCCGGCGCACTGGCGGCCCGGACGCCGGCTGGCACGTCAAGCTGCCCGAGACGGCCGGCGCCCGCCGGGAGCTGCACTCCCCGCTGGGCCGGGCCGGGCGGACGCCGCCCAAGACCGTGCAGGAGCCGGTGACGGGGATCGTGCGCGGCGCGCCGGTCGGGCCGGTCGCCTCGCTGCAGACCCGCCGGCTGGTCACCCTGCTGCGTGCCGACGACGGCCGGGTGCTCGCCGAGGTCGCCGACGACACGGTCACCGGCACCGCGTTCGCCGCCACCCCGGACGAGCCGGCCACCGTGCAGGTGTGGCGCGAGCTCGAGGTGGAGCTGGTGGACGGCGACGAGGCGGTGCTGGCCGCGGTCGCCGAGCGCCTGGTGGCGGCCGGTGCCTCACCCTCGCCGTCGCCGTCCAAGCTCGCCCGCGTGCTGACCGACCGGCTGGCGGCGGTCGACGGCGGGCCGGCGCTGCCGAAACCGACGAAGAAGACCCCCGCGGGACAGGTGGTCCTGGCCGCGCTGGCCACCCAGGTGCAGGCGCTGCAGGACGCCGACCTGCTGGTCCGCACCGACCAGGCCGACGGCGTGCACGACCTGCGCGTCGCCTGCCGCCGGCTGCGCAGCATCCTCGCCGCCTACCGCCCGGTGGTCGACCGGGCACGCACCGACCCGCTGCGCGACGAGCTGAAGTGGGTCGGCACGGAGCTCTCGGGCGCCCGCGACGGGCAGGTCGCCCTCGCGCACCTGCGCGAGCTGGCCGCGGCCCAGCCGGACGAGCTGCTGGTCGGGCCGGTGATCGCCCGCCTGCAGCAGGCCGAGATCAAGGACGCCGAGGCCGGCCGGCGTGCGGCCGCCCGCACGCTCGCCGGCGCGCGGTACCGGCAGCTGCTCGACGACCTGCACGCGCTGCTCGACGACCCCCCGTACGGCGACCGCGCGGGGGACCCGGCCCGCCCCGTGCTCGCCGACGCCGTCCGGCGCGCCGGCAAGCGGCTGCGCAGGCGGATCGCGGCCGCGCAGGACGAGTCGGCGAGCGGCTCCCTGCACGAGGTGCGCAAGGCGGCCAAGCGGGTGCGCTACACCGCCGAGGTGGCCGCCCCCGTGCTCGGCAGCCGCGCCGACGCCCTGGTGGACCGCATGAAGACCGTGCAGGACCTGCTGGGAGAGCGGCAGGACACCGTCGTCACCCGCGACTGGTGCCGCCGGCTCGGCATGGCCGCCTCGGCCGCGGGCGAGAACGGCTGGACCTTCGGCCGGCTGCACGCGCTGGAGGAGGCGCGCGCCACCGCGGCGGAGGCGGGGTTCTGGGAGCTGGAACCGACGCTGTCCAAGGCCGTCCGCAAGGCCGGGAAGAAATGA
- a CDS encoding acyl-CoA dehydrogenase family protein, translating to MDFAPDPRTTELAEQLQAFLDERIYPAEAAFDEQVQESGWARPPIIEELQAEARSRGLWNLFLPKEHHERHGYGAGLTNLQYAPLAELTGRSPALAPEAVNSAAPDTGNMELLSLFGTEQQRAEWLEPLLAGEIRSVFSMTEPAVASSDATNIRTEIRRDGDEYVIQGRKWWSSGAMNPNCRIAIVMGVTDPDAEPHRRQSMILVPMDTPGVTIERSTSVFGYSDAAHGGHAVIHYDDVRVPASNLLGEPGSGFALAQARLGPGRIHHCMRLLGMAERAVDLMVDRVKQRVAFGKPVAEQGVVQHWIAQSRIRIEQARLLVLKTAWLIDTVGNQGARTEVAAIKVATPEVTKYVVDRAIQAHGGMGVSQDTPLASLYAQARLLQIADGPDEVHEMVIARRELRAR from the coding sequence GTGGACTTCGCCCCTGATCCCCGGACCACCGAGCTCGCCGAGCAGCTCCAGGCCTTTCTGGACGAGCGGATCTACCCCGCGGAAGCGGCGTTCGACGAGCAGGTGCAGGAGTCGGGCTGGGCGCGCCCGCCGATCATCGAGGAGCTCCAGGCCGAGGCGCGCTCGCGGGGGCTGTGGAACCTCTTCCTGCCCAAGGAGCACCACGAGCGGCACGGCTACGGCGCCGGGCTGACCAACCTGCAGTACGCCCCGCTGGCCGAGCTCACCGGGCGCAGCCCCGCGCTGGCCCCCGAGGCGGTGAACTCCGCGGCGCCGGACACCGGCAACATGGAGCTGCTGTCGCTGTTCGGCACCGAGCAGCAGCGCGCGGAGTGGCTCGAACCGCTGCTCGCCGGGGAGATCCGGTCGGTCTTCTCGATGACCGAGCCCGCGGTCGCATCGTCCGACGCCACGAACATCCGCACCGAGATCCGCCGGGACGGCGACGAGTACGTCATCCAGGGGCGCAAGTGGTGGTCCTCGGGTGCGATGAACCCCAACTGCCGGATCGCGATCGTCATGGGCGTCACCGATCCGGACGCCGAGCCGCACCGCCGGCAGTCGATGATCCTCGTGCCGATGGACACCCCCGGCGTCACGATCGAGCGCTCGACCAGCGTGTTCGGCTACTCCGACGCCGCGCACGGCGGGCACGCGGTGATCCACTACGACGACGTCCGGGTGCCGGCGTCCAACCTGCTCGGCGAGCCCGGCTCCGGCTTCGCGCTCGCCCAGGCGCGGCTGGGGCCCGGCCGGATCCACCACTGCATGCGGCTGCTGGGCATGGCGGAGCGGGCGGTGGACCTCATGGTCGACCGGGTCAAGCAGCGGGTCGCCTTCGGCAAGCCGGTCGCCGAGCAGGGCGTCGTCCAGCACTGGATCGCCCAGTCCCGCATCCGGATCGAGCAGGCCCGGCTGCTGGTGCTCAAGACGGCGTGGCTGATCGACACCGTCGGCAACCAGGGCGCGCGCACCGAGGTCGCCGCGATCAAGGTCGCCACCCCCGAGGTGACCAAGTACGTGGTCGACCGGGCGATCCAGGCGCACGGCGGCATGGGGGTCAGCCAGGACACCCCCCTGGCGTCGCTCTACGCGCAGGCGCGGCTGCTGCAGATCGCCGACGGCCCGGACGAGGTGCACGAGATGGTCATCGCCCGGCGCGAGCTGCGCGCCCGCTGA
- a CDS encoding RNB domain-containing ribonuclease, whose protein sequence is MPSWPRPAPSPPDFAAIRAELGVPEDFPADALAEAEAAAARPPLPELDATDVELVTLDPPGSRDLDQAVHLAERNGGFRVTYAIADVGGFVRLGGALDAEARRRGQTVYSPDRRVPLHPTVLSEGAASLLPGQVTPAVVWTLDLDGDGELTTSDVRRARVRSRAQLDYPGVQAQADAGTLPGALALLPRIGRLLLERAADRGAIELGTPEQEVQPTPDGGWTLVFRGDLPVETWNAQISLLTGRCAAGLMLDGGVGILRTLPPARPQDVERLRLLAPALGVDWPAGASPGSVISGLDAGDPRHAAFLEEAATLLRGSGYTAFDGAPPAQPLHSGVAAPYAHVTAPLRRLVDRFGTEVCLALATGRGPGDELRAALPLLPELMATSDRRTHEVERAVVDATEAWLLHGREGDRFPAVALDEGTVVLDELAVRARCAGPLTPGTRVEVRLVEADVASRSVRFEVVT, encoded by the coding sequence GTGCCGAGCTGGCCGCGGCCGGCGCCGTCCCCACCGGACTTCGCGGCGATCCGGGCCGAGCTCGGCGTGCCGGAGGACTTCCCCGCGGATGCGCTGGCGGAGGCGGAGGCAGCCGCGGCGCGCCCGCCGCTGCCCGAGCTGGACGCCACCGACGTCGAGCTGGTCACCCTCGATCCGCCGGGCAGCCGCGACCTCGACCAGGCGGTGCACCTCGCCGAGCGCAACGGCGGCTTCCGGGTCACCTACGCGATCGCCGACGTCGGCGGCTTCGTGCGGCTCGGCGGGGCGCTGGACGCCGAGGCCCGCCGCCGCGGCCAGACCGTCTACAGCCCCGACCGGCGCGTGCCGCTGCACCCGACCGTGCTCAGCGAGGGCGCGGCCAGCCTGCTGCCCGGCCAGGTCACGCCCGCCGTCGTCTGGACCCTCGACCTGGACGGCGACGGCGAGCTGACCACCTCCGACGTCCGCCGGGCGCGGGTGCGCAGCCGCGCGCAGCTGGACTACCCGGGCGTGCAGGCGCAGGCCGACGCCGGCACGCTGCCCGGCGCCCTGGCCCTGCTGCCGCGGATCGGCCGGCTGCTGCTGGAACGGGCCGCCGACCGCGGCGCCATCGAGCTGGGCACCCCCGAGCAGGAGGTGCAGCCCACGCCGGACGGCGGCTGGACCCTTGTCTTCCGCGGCGACCTGCCCGTCGAGACGTGGAACGCGCAGATCTCGCTGCTCACCGGCCGGTGCGCGGCCGGGCTGATGCTCGACGGCGGGGTCGGCATCCTGCGCACGCTCCCGCCGGCCCGCCCCCAGGACGTCGAACGGCTGCGGCTGCTGGCGCCGGCGCTCGGCGTCGACTGGCCGGCCGGTGCGAGCCCCGGCTCGGTGATCAGCGGCCTGGACGCCGGCGACCCCCGGCACGCGGCGTTCCTCGAGGAGGCGGCGACGCTGCTGCGCGGCTCGGGCTACACCGCCTTCGACGGTGCGCCCCCCGCGCAGCCGCTGCACAGCGGGGTCGCCGCCCCGTACGCGCACGTCACCGCGCCGCTGCGCCGGCTGGTCGACCGGTTCGGCACCGAGGTCTGCCTGGCGCTGGCCACCGGCCGCGGTCCGGGCGACGAGCTGCGCGCGGCCCTGCCCCTGCTCCCCGAGCTCATGGCGACCTCCGACCGTCGCACGCACGAGGTGGAGCGCGCGGTCGTCGACGCCACGGAGGCGTGGCTCCTGCACGGCCGCGAGGGCGACCGCTTCCCGGCGGTCGCGCTCGACGAGGGCACCGTGGTCCTGGACGAGCTGGCCGTGCGCGCCCGCTGCGCCGGCCCCCTGACGCCGGGCACCCGGGTGGAGGTCCGGCTGGTCGAGGCCGACGTGGCGAGCCGTAGCGTGCGCTTCGAGGTGGTGACATGA
- a CDS encoding nitrilase-related carbon-nitrogen hydrolase, which yields MRIAAVQHDIVWEDRDANFARLAPWIAGAAGAGAELVLLTETFSTGFSMTPGIGEPEGGPSAQFLQAQAAEHGVWVGGTCPEIAADGELPYNSFVLAGPDGTTHRYRKLHPFTHAGEHERFRAGEKPTSVEIGGLRITPFICYDLRFANVFWDAAPATDVYLVPANWPSPRRHHWQTLLQARAIENQAYVVGVNRVGADGNGLEHLGDSRIVSPMGELLATAAGVETMLLADVDAAEVAATREKFAFMPDRRP from the coding sequence ATGAGGATCGCGGCGGTGCAGCACGACATCGTGTGGGAGGACCGCGACGCCAACTTCGCGCGGCTCGCCCCGTGGATCGCCGGCGCGGCGGGCGCCGGTGCCGAGCTTGTGCTGCTCACCGAGACGTTCTCGACGGGCTTCTCGATGACGCCGGGCATCGGCGAGCCCGAGGGCGGCCCGTCCGCGCAGTTCCTGCAGGCGCAGGCCGCCGAGCACGGCGTCTGGGTGGGCGGCACCTGTCCCGAGATCGCCGCGGACGGCGAGCTGCCCTACAACTCCTTCGTCCTGGCCGGGCCGGACGGGACGACGCACCGCTACCGCAAGCTGCACCCGTTCACCCACGCCGGCGAGCACGAGCGGTTCCGGGCGGGGGAGAAGCCGACCAGCGTGGAGATCGGGGGCCTGCGGATCACGCCGTTCATCTGCTACGACCTGCGCTTCGCGAACGTGTTCTGGGACGCCGCGCCGGCCACCGACGTCTACCTGGTGCCGGCGAACTGGCCCAGCCCGCGCCGGCACCACTGGCAGACGCTGCTGCAGGCCCGCGCGATCGAGAACCAGGCGTACGTGGTCGGCGTGAACCGGGTCGGCGCCGACGGCAACGGTCTCGAGCACCTCGGCGACAGCCGGATCGTCAGCCCGATGGGCGAGCTGCTGGCCACGGCGGCCGGCGTCGAGACGATGCTGCTCGCGGACGTCGACGCGGCTGAGGTCGCCGCGACCCGCGAGAAGTTCGCCTTCATGCCCGACCGCAGGCCCTAG
- a CDS encoding Na+/H+ antiporter, with product MRGLEIVVVIGVLVLLGGVLAPWLRLPAPLVQLLLGVAVGFVPGLGDVEMPPEVVLFLFLPALLYWESLNTSLREARANVRVIFLSSVVLVLVTATTVALVGHALGLSWPMAWVLGAVLAPTDATAVAAVAGRLPRRQATLLRAESLINDGTALAVYGVAVGIAVGTLEIGAGGIAWRLAWSYVGGIAAGLAVASLAVLVRRRLHDVRLENLVGLLTPFVAYLPAELLGASGVVAVVTAGLALTQIPPTLIPARTRVQSRAFWTLTSYVLNGALFVLIGLELHAVVAGRSASELLAGSAIALLVSLVVVGTRLVWSNSTPYLIRAIDRRPAQRLRRVGFRQRQPLAWAGFRGAVSLAAALAIPATMDGGGPLEGRDLVLLVTFGVIVFTLVVQGLTLPAVVRWAHLPEDSRETEEQRLAQREATRAAMDAMEDRAAELGVPDDVWKQVHADYEEHLRELELKYAVLDGEAEDRDRDSLAALKAARRLRVALLADKRRALAQLRHDRRIDDLVLVRMQNQLDAEEVRLSGPVDDD from the coding sequence GTGCGAGGCCTGGAGATCGTCGTCGTCATCGGGGTGCTGGTGCTGCTCGGCGGCGTCCTGGCCCCGTGGCTGAGGCTGCCGGCGCCCCTCGTCCAGCTGCTGCTCGGCGTCGCCGTCGGCTTCGTGCCGGGCCTCGGCGACGTCGAGATGCCGCCCGAGGTGGTGCTGTTCCTCTTCCTGCCGGCCCTCCTGTACTGGGAGTCGCTGAACACGTCGCTGCGCGAAGCGCGGGCGAACGTCCGCGTGATCTTCCTGTCGTCGGTCGTCCTCGTGCTGGTCACGGCGACGACCGTCGCGCTGGTCGGGCACGCGCTGGGCCTGTCCTGGCCGATGGCCTGGGTGCTGGGCGCCGTCCTCGCGCCCACCGACGCGACCGCGGTCGCCGCCGTCGCCGGCCGGCTGCCCCGGCGCCAGGCCACGCTGCTGCGCGCGGAGAGCCTGATCAACGACGGCACCGCGCTGGCCGTCTACGGCGTCGCGGTGGGGATCGCCGTCGGCACCCTGGAGATCGGCGCGGGCGGGATCGCGTGGCGGCTGGCGTGGTCCTACGTCGGGGGCATCGCCGCGGGCCTGGCCGTCGCCAGCCTGGCCGTGCTCGTGCGCCGGCGGCTGCACGACGTCCGGCTGGAGAACCTGGTCGGGCTGCTCACCCCGTTCGTCGCCTACCTCCCCGCCGAGCTGCTGGGCGCCTCCGGGGTGGTCGCCGTCGTCACGGCCGGGCTGGCGCTCACCCAGATCCCGCCGACGCTGATCCCGGCCCGCACGCGCGTCCAGTCCCGCGCCTTCTGGACCCTGACCAGCTACGTGCTCAACGGGGCGCTGTTCGTGCTCATCGGCCTGGAGCTGCACGCCGTGGTGGCCGGCCGCAGCGCGTCGGAGCTGCTGGCGGGCTCGGCGATCGCGCTGCTGGTCTCGCTCGTCGTCGTCGGCACCCGGCTGGTGTGGTCGAACTCGACGCCGTACCTGATCCGGGCGATCGACCGCCGACCGGCGCAGCGCCTGCGCCGGGTGGGCTTTCGCCAGCGCCAGCCGCTGGCGTGGGCGGGCTTCCGCGGCGCGGTCTCGCTGGCCGCGGCGCTCGCCATCCCCGCCACCATGGACGGCGGCGGGCCGCTGGAGGGCCGCGACCTCGTGCTGCTGGTGACCTTCGGCGTCATCGTGTTCACGCTGGTCGTGCAGGGCCTCACGCTGCCGGCCGTCGTCCGCTGGGCGCACCTGCCGGAGGACAGCCGCGAGACCGAGGAGCAGCGGCTGGCCCAGCGCGAGGCGACCCGGGCGGCCATGGATGCGATGGAGGACCGCGCCGCCGAGCTCGGCGTGCCCGACGACGTCTGGAAGCAGGTGCACGCCGACTACGAGGAGCACCTGCGCGAGCTGGAGCTGAAGTACGCGGTGCTGGACGGCGAGGCCGAGGATCGCGACCGCGATTCCCTGGCCGCGCTCAAGGCCGCACGCCGGCTGCGGGTGGCGCTGCTCGCGGACAAGCGCCGGGCGCTCGCCCAACTGCGCCACGACCGCCGCATCGACGACCTGGTGCTGGTGCGCATGCAGAACCAGCTGGACGCCGAGGAGGTCCGCCTCTCCGGCCCCGTCGACGACGACTGA